A genomic stretch from Kogia breviceps isolate mKogBre1 chromosome 1, mKogBre1 haplotype 1, whole genome shotgun sequence includes:
- the LOC131761616 gene encoding protein S100-A4, whose amino-acid sequence MACPLEKALDVMVSTFHKYSGKEGDKFKLSKSELKELLTRELPNFLGKKADEAAFQKLMRNLDGNKDNEVDFQEYCIFLSCIAMMYNEFFEGFPDKQPRQK is encoded by the exons ATGGCGTGCCCCCTGGAGAAGGCCCTCGATGTGATGGTGTCCACCTTCCACAAGTACTCAGGCAAGGAGGGTGACAAGTTCAAGCTCAGCAAGTCTGAGCTAAAGGAGCTGTTGACCCGGGAGCTGCCCAACTTCTTGGGG AAAAAGGCAGATGAAGCTGCATTCCAGAAGCTGATGAGAAACCTAGACGGCAACAAGGACAACGAGGTGGATTTCCAGGAGTACTGCATCTTCCTGTCCTGCATCGCCATGATGTACAACGAGTTCTTCGAAGGCTTCCCCGATAAGCAACCCCGGCAGAAATGA
- the S100A3 gene encoding LOW QUALITY PROTEIN: protein S100-A3 (The sequence of the model RefSeq protein was modified relative to this genomic sequence to represent the inferred CDS: inserted 1 base in 1 codon; substituted 1 base at 1 genomic stop codon): protein MAPLEQAVAAIVCTFXEYSGPCGDKXKLFQAELKELLEKELPTWTPTELRECDHNKFMSVLDSNEDCKVDFVEYTCLLACLCTCCHEYFKDCALDTHCSQKWAGLPSEGRDLGLLRTCSISALRSSWACQLSPLPLPLSPPSRISQLCPWYVHPFYP, encoded by the exons ATGGCGCCTCTGGAGCAGGCAGTGGCTGCTATAGTGTGCACCTTCTAGGAATATTCAGGGCCCTGTGGAGACA TAAAGCTCTTCCAGGCAGAGCTCAAGGAACTGCTAGAGAAGGAGCTGCCCACCTGGACCCCA ACAGAGCTTCGGGAGTGTGACCACAATAAGTTCATGAGTGTCCTGGACAGCAACGAGGATTGCAAGGTGGACTTTGTGGAGTACACGTGCCTGCTTGCCTGCCTCTGCACCTGCTGCCATGAGTACTTCAAGGACTGCGCCCTGGACACCCACTGCTCCCAGAAATGGGCAGGGTTGCCATCGGAGGGTAGGGATCTGGGTCTGCTCCGGACCTGCTCCATCTCTGCCCTGAGGTCATCCTGGGCATGTCagctctccccactcccccttcccTTGTCCCCTCCATCTAGAATCTCCCAGCTTTGCCCCTGGTATGTTCACCCCTTTTACCCATGA
- the S100A2 gene encoding protein S100-A2 → MVTTFDKYSGQEGDKFKLSEGEMKKLLHKELSSFVGKKVDEEGLKRMMGDLDKNRDQEVDFQEYALSLALVTITCNDFFQGSPAWS, encoded by the exons ATGGTCACCACCTTCGACAAGTACTCTGGCCAAGAGGGTGACAAGTTCAAGCTGAGTGAGGGGGAGATGAAGAAACTTCTGCACAAGGAGCTGTCCAGCTTTGTGGGG AAGAAGGTGGATGAGGAGGGCCTGAAGAGGATGATGGGTGATCTGGATAAGAACAGAGACCAGGAGGTGGACTTCCAGGAGTATGCTCTCTCCCTGGCCCTCGTCACTATCACGTGCAACGACTTCTTCCAGGGCTCCCCAGCATGGTCCTGA